From the genome of Haloterrigena sp. KLK7, one region includes:
- a CDS encoding DUF420 domain-containing protein produces MEYVPRERVNILTAVLSVVSLAIVFAAAGGRIPQSTVPTAPEWILESIPLLNALISVTAIGTITVGWRAIRRGNVGRHRVAMVTSFLLFAAFLTFYLYRLVATGGPQPFPGPETIKQFVYYPVLAIHIFLAIVCVPLVYYALLLAGAYPIDELYRTNHARVGRVAASLWLISFSLGIVVYVLLHVVY; encoded by the coding sequence ATGGAATACGTCCCTCGAGAGCGCGTCAATATCCTGACGGCCGTCCTGAGCGTCGTCTCGCTCGCGATCGTCTTCGCGGCCGCGGGCGGCCGCATCCCGCAGTCGACGGTACCGACCGCGCCGGAGTGGATCCTCGAGTCGATCCCCCTACTCAATGCGCTCATCAGTGTGACGGCGATCGGGACCATCACGGTCGGCTGGCGGGCGATCCGCCGCGGGAACGTCGGCCGTCACCGCGTCGCTATGGTCACCTCGTTCCTCCTGTTCGCGGCCTTCCTGACGTTCTACCTCTACCGACTGGTCGCCACCGGCGGCCCGCAGCCGTTCCCCGGTCCCGAAACGATCAAACAGTTCGTCTACTATCCGGTCCTCGCGATCCACATCTTCCTCGCGATCGTCTGCGTGCCGCTGGTCTACTACGCGCTGCTGCTCGCCGGCGCGTATCCGATCGACGAACTCTACCGGACGAACCACGCTCGAGTCGGCCGGGTCGCTGCGAGCCTGTGGCTGATCTCCTTCTCGCTGGGGATCGTCGTCTACGTGCTGTTGCACGTGGTCTACTGA
- a CDS encoding multiprotein-bridging factor 1 family protein, with amino-acid sequence MAKYSTGSSSGGGGTTCELCGAESDSLRLATVAGAELEVCPDCAPHDDTQQRSGSSRGSRDQGQSDSSDEPNRKQKAAQNVAKANPVWDGDSEHWEREGTNYDDDPLPYLVSGYGEKLEAARQDAGLQREELAEELGAREKDLLAVEQGRAAQDGVGGGLIEALEERLDVTLSE; translated from the coding sequence ATGGCTAAGTATTCGACCGGTTCGTCCTCCGGCGGCGGCGGGACGACCTGCGAACTCTGCGGTGCCGAGAGCGACTCGCTCCGACTGGCGACCGTCGCGGGCGCCGAACTCGAGGTCTGTCCGGACTGTGCGCCCCACGACGACACCCAGCAGCGCTCGGGGTCCAGTCGCGGCTCCCGAGACCAGGGGCAGAGCGACTCGAGCGACGAGCCGAATCGCAAGCAGAAGGCCGCCCAGAACGTCGCCAAGGCCAACCCGGTCTGGGACGGCGACTCCGAACACTGGGAGCGGGAGGGGACGAACTACGACGACGATCCGCTGCCGTATCTCGTCTCCGGCTACGGCGAGAAACTGGAGGCGGCGCGCCAGGACGCCGGCCTGCAGCGCGAGGAACTCGCCGAGGAACTCGGCGCGCGCGAGAAGGACCTCCTCGCAGTCGAACAGGGACGGGCGGCCCAGGACGGCGTCGGCGGCGGCCTGATCGAGGCCCTCGAGGAGCGACTGGACGTGACGCTGTCCGAGTGA
- a CDS encoding alanyl-tRNA editing protein, whose protein sequence is MTGQRAAGEPYTTRFETEVTSIDGRTVWLETSYFYGASDGQPADRGTIGDAAVTDVRLVDGEQVHVLAEEPSFRVGQRVLCSIDWSFRMYCMRAHTAGHVCYGAARRCLESPGYAGLAIGEETVGVDLETAPLDDEKLIELDELINRTVWESRPVSWESVPVATARERGDVVFDEERSRTAVEKGRVRVVTIGDENDTGHGMTSGSAGEPWDVAACGGTHVRNTREVGPVTVLGCSSPAEGIRRIEFAVGPRAIDRRTAEKRAAFAATSALDVDLEDVGDELERA, encoded by the coding sequence ATGACCGGACAACGGGCAGCCGGGGAGCCCTACACCACGCGGTTCGAAACCGAGGTGACGTCCATCGACGGTCGCACGGTCTGGCTCGAGACGAGCTACTTCTACGGCGCGAGCGACGGCCAGCCGGCCGACCGCGGCACCATCGGCGACGCAGCCGTCACCGACGTGCGACTGGTCGACGGCGAGCAGGTCCACGTGCTCGCCGAGGAGCCGTCGTTCAGGGTTGGCCAGCGGGTGCTCTGTTCGATCGACTGGTCGTTTCGCATGTACTGCATGCGCGCGCACACGGCCGGTCACGTCTGCTACGGCGCTGCCAGGCGTTGTCTCGAGTCCCCGGGGTACGCCGGCCTCGCGATCGGCGAGGAGACGGTCGGGGTCGACCTCGAGACGGCGCCGCTCGACGACGAGAAACTGATCGAACTCGACGAGTTGATCAATCGGACCGTCTGGGAGTCCAGGCCGGTCTCCTGGGAGAGCGTTCCCGTCGCGACGGCGCGCGAGCGCGGCGACGTCGTCTTCGACGAGGAGCGCTCCCGAACGGCCGTCGAAAAGGGCCGCGTCCGCGTCGTGACGATCGGCGACGAGAACGACACCGGCCACGGGATGACGAGCGGGAGCGCGGGAGAGCCCTGGGACGTCGCGGCCTGCGGCGGGACCCACGTCCGGAACACCCGCGAGGTCGGCCCCGTCACGGTGCTCGGCTGCTCGAGCCCCGCCGAGGGAATCCGCCGAATCGAGTTCGCCGTCGGCCCGCGGGCGATCGACCGACGGACCGCCGAGAAGCGGGCCGCCTTCGCCGCGACGTCGGCGCTGGACGTCGATCTCGAGGACGTCGGCGACGAACTCGAACGCGCCTGA
- a CDS encoding mandelate racemase/muconate lactonizing enzyme family protein, producing the protein MGVDYSQLHDPNAEYTMRELSAETMGVTRERGGGRDVEITDIQTTMVDGNFPWNLVRIYTDAGIVGTGEAYWGAGVPELIERMTPFLVGENPLDIDRLTEHLVQKMSGEGSIGGVTVTAIAGIEVALHDLAGKILEVPAYQLLGGKYRDEMRVYCDCHTEDEADPEACADEAERVVEELGYDALKFDLDVPSGHEKDRANRHLREPEIEHKAEIVERVTERVGDRADVAFDCHWTFSGGSAKRLAKRLEDYDVWWLEDPVPPENHDVQTEVTQSTSTPITVGENVYRKHGQRRLLEEQAVDIIAPDMPKVGGMRETRKIADLADMYYVPVAMHNVSSPVATVASAHVGAAIPNSLAVEYHSYELDWWADLVEEDVIEDGYIEIPEEPGLGVTLDMDAVEEHMVEGEELFDEA; encoded by the coding sequence ATGGGAGTCGATTACTCACAGCTACACGATCCGAACGCCGAGTACACGATGCGCGAACTCTCGGCAGAGACGATGGGTGTCACTCGCGAGCGCGGGGGCGGCCGCGACGTCGAGATCACGGACATCCAGACGACGATGGTCGACGGCAACTTCCCGTGGAACCTCGTGCGGATCTACACCGACGCGGGAATCGTCGGCACCGGCGAGGCCTACTGGGGCGCCGGCGTCCCGGAACTGATCGAGCGGATGACGCCGTTCCTCGTCGGCGAGAACCCGCTGGACATCGACCGCCTGACCGAGCACCTCGTCCAGAAGATGTCCGGCGAGGGCTCGATCGGCGGCGTCACCGTCACCGCGATCGCGGGCATCGAGGTCGCGCTGCACGATCTGGCGGGCAAGATCCTCGAGGTGCCGGCCTACCAGCTGCTGGGCGGGAAGTACCGCGACGAGATGCGGGTCTACTGCGACTGTCACACCGAGGACGAGGCCGATCCCGAGGCCTGCGCCGACGAGGCCGAACGCGTCGTCGAGGAGCTGGGCTACGACGCCCTGAAGTTCGACCTCGACGTCCCCTCGGGCCACGAGAAGGACCGCGCGAATCGCCACCTCCGCGAGCCCGAGATCGAGCACAAGGCCGAGATCGTCGAGCGGGTCACCGAGCGCGTCGGCGACCGCGCCGACGTCGCCTTCGACTGTCACTGGACGTTCTCCGGCGGCAGCGCGAAGCGCCTCGCGAAGCGCTTAGAGGACTACGACGTCTGGTGGCTCGAGGACCCCGTCCCGCCGGAGAACCACGACGTGCAGACGGAGGTCACGCAGTCGACGTCGACGCCGATCACCGTCGGCGAGAACGTCTACCGGAAACACGGCCAGCGCCGCCTGCTCGAGGAGCAGGCCGTCGATATCATCGCCCCGGACATGCCCAAGGTCGGTGGGATGCGCGAGACGCGAAAGATCGCCGATCTCGCGGACATGTACTACGTGCCCGTCGCGATGCACAACGTCTCCTCGCCCGTGGCGACGGTCGCCAGCGCCCACGTCGGCGCGGCGATCCCGAACTCGCTGGCCGTCGAGTACCACTCCTACGAGCTCGACTGGTGGGCGGACCTCGTCGAGGAAGACGTCATCGAGGACGGGTACATCGAGATCCCCGAGGAACCGGGGCTCGGCGTGACGCTCGATATGGACGCCGTCGAGGAGCACATGGTCGAGGGCGAGGAGTTGTTCGACGAGGCGTAA